The proteins below come from a single Nostoc sp. KVJ3 genomic window:
- a CDS encoding L,D-transpeptidase codes for MQSWIRSSGIRSSKTFCTGVALVVATLFSWAPPLAGTPNSTTATASSVDENGISESYIRQTSQPRWIEIDLSEQRLRAWEGKKLVYSYRISGGKRATPTPIGRFRINSKYRTHRMRGKGYNIPDVPYTMYFYEGYAIHGAYWHNRFGTPVSHGCVNLPVKQARNLYNWASYGTLVMVHN; via the coding sequence ATGCAATCCTGGATTCGCAGTAGTGGGATTCGTTCTTCAAAAACTTTTTGCACAGGCGTAGCGCTGGTGGTAGCGACTTTATTTTCTTGGGCACCACCGTTAGCAGGTACACCCAACTCGACTACAGCAACAGCCTCATCAGTCGATGAAAATGGCATATCTGAATCTTATATCAGGCAAACATCTCAACCTCGCTGGATTGAAATTGACTTGTCAGAGCAACGGTTACGGGCATGGGAAGGTAAAAAACTTGTTTATTCATACCGCATTTCTGGAGGTAAGCGAGCGACTCCCACACCCATAGGTAGATTTCGGATTAATTCTAAGTATCGCACTCACCGTATGCGAGGCAAGGGCTACAATATTCCTGACGTTCCATACACAATGTATTTTTACGAAGGCTATGCTATCCACGGTGCTTACTGGCATAATCGTTTTGGAACTCCTGTCAGTCACGGTTGCGTGAATTTACCTGTTAAGCAAGCACGCAATCTTTACAATTGGGCTAGCTATGGAACTTTAGTAATGGTGCATAATTGA
- a CDS encoding metal-binding protein: MPSGRTHDRITMYALPLVAGVTFWQTHSSNATLLVAGGFLFGGLMFGPDLDIYSVQFQRWGFLRWIWLPYQKSLRHRSFLSHGPIIGTILRILYLGCLLGILAIFVLAIAQRLGNLSFTWQDLGATVGRSLVNNNTEYIALFLGLELGAMSHSLSDWSGSAYKRFQKQGVRGLLPSGKMKKRKVTSRGRRPRLKK; the protein is encoded by the coding sequence ATGCCCTCTGGTCGGACGCACGATCGCATTACTATGTATGCTCTGCCATTGGTGGCGGGCGTTACTTTCTGGCAGACTCACAGTAGCAATGCGACTTTGTTAGTTGCAGGTGGGTTTCTCTTTGGAGGGCTGATGTTTGGCCCTGATTTGGATATTTACTCTGTGCAATTTCAACGCTGGGGTTTCTTGCGCTGGATTTGGCTACCTTATCAAAAAAGTCTGCGGCATCGTTCTTTTTTATCCCACGGGCCGATTATTGGCACGATCTTGCGGATACTTTATTTGGGGTGTTTGCTAGGGATTTTGGCAATTTTTGTTTTAGCGATCGCCCAAAGGTTAGGGAATCTGAGTTTTACTTGGCAAGATTTGGGCGCAACTGTGGGGCGATCGCTTGTAAATAACAATACTGAATATATTGCCTTGTTTTTGGGGTTGGAACTTGGGGCGATGAGTCATTCTCTGAGCGATTGGAGTGGTTCGGCATACAAGCGCTTTCAAAAACAGGGGGTTCGGGGGTTGCTTCCTAGTGGCAAAATGAAGAAGCGGAAGGTGACAAGTCGCGGTCGTCGGCCGAGATTGAAGAAATAA
- a CDS encoding L,D-transpeptidase, whose protein sequence is MKRLIYSDWVRRLTILLTGTALSLSVFTTTETREVWATSKDQIIAQTIQTLQQSDQRWIQINLSKQRLIAWEGDRVVYGSAISSGKKSTPTLIGTFKIQSKFRTTRMRGENYDVDDVPYVMYYQGSYGIHGAYWHKRFGTPVSHGCINLAPKHAKWLFEWASVGTPVVIQK, encoded by the coding sequence ATGAAAAGACTGATTTATTCTGACTGGGTGCGTCGCTTAACAATACTCCTGACTGGTACAGCGCTGTCCTTAAGTGTTTTTACTACTACTGAAACCAGAGAAGTTTGGGCAACTTCCAAAGATCAAATTATTGCCCAAACAATCCAAACATTACAACAATCGGATCAACGCTGGATTCAAATTAATCTTTCCAAGCAACGATTAATCGCCTGGGAAGGTGACAGAGTGGTTTATGGAAGTGCTATTTCTTCAGGCAAAAAATCTACTCCTACACTTATTGGTACTTTTAAGATTCAATCCAAGTTCAGAACTACGCGGATGCGGGGAGAAAACTACGATGTTGACGACGTTCCTTATGTAATGTACTACCAAGGTAGCTACGGTATTCACGGTGCTTATTGGCATAAAAGATTTGGTACTCCAGTCAGCCACGGCTGTATAAATCTCGCACCTAAGCATGCAAAATGGCTATTTGAGTGGGCATCAGTAGGGACACCAGTCGTTATCCAAAAATAG
- a CDS encoding bifunctional 4-hydroxy-2-oxoglutarate aldolase/2-dehydro-3-deoxy-phosphogluconate aldolase — protein sequence MSNQIWLSQLQKHRAIAVIRAPKMELGQQMAMAVASGGIQLIEITWNSDRAGELIGQLRSQLPACTIGTGTLFNVQQLQEAIASGAQFLFTPHIDLVMIQAAIKQDIPIIPGAMTPTEIVTAWSQGASCVKVFPVQALGGADYIKSLQGPLGQIPLIPTGGVTLENAKEFLQAGAIAVGLSGELFPKKLVTEGNWQAIASGAKNLIQQLG from the coding sequence ATGTCTAATCAGATTTGGTTATCACAGTTGCAAAAACATCGAGCGATCGCAGTCATCCGCGCCCCGAAAATGGAATTGGGACAGCAAATGGCAATGGCTGTAGCATCTGGGGGAATACAGTTGATTGAAATTACCTGGAATAGCGATCGCGCCGGGGAATTGATCGGTCAACTACGTTCGCAATTACCAGCTTGTACTATTGGCACTGGTACGCTATTCAATGTCCAGCAGCTACAAGAAGCGATCGCATCAGGGGCGCAATTCCTCTTTACACCCCACATCGATCTAGTAATGATTCAAGCCGCCATAAAACAAGATATACCCATCATCCCAGGAGCTATGACTCCCACAGAAATTGTTACCGCCTGGAGTCAGGGTGCTAGTTGTGTAAAAGTATTTCCCGTGCAAGCATTAGGAGGGGCTGATTATATCAAAAGTTTACAAGGGCCACTGGGTCAAATTCCCTTAATTCCTACAGGCGGCGTGACTCTAGAAAATGCCAAAGAATTTTTGCAAGCCGGAGCGATCGCTGTCGGTTTGAGCGGTGAATTATTTCCCAAAAAGCTTGTCACAGAGGGAAATTGGCAAGCGATCGCATCTGGGGCAAAAAACCTCATCCAACAGTTAGGCTAA
- the mazG gene encoding nucleoside triphosphate pyrophosphohydrolase, giving the protein MENQNETLVALQELIEVVAKLRSPDGGCPWDLAQTAETLTPYVIEEAYEVVDAIKSGDKGAIAEELGDLLLQVVLQAQIASESGQFSLKEITQGISQKLIRRHPHVFGDVSVTSVDEVRQNWEQIKAAEKGEPSPEAQKLSAKLGRYGRTLPPLTAAMKISQKAAAIGFEWENIQGVWDKFHEELGEFQQALAEETPARQEAELGDLLFAVIQLARWHNLDPSTALQGTNQRFVQRLEKMEAVVDRPLSDYSLDELEKLWQQAKAQLAQEESGE; this is encoded by the coding sequence ATGGAAAATCAAAATGAGACTTTGGTGGCTTTGCAGGAGTTGATTGAGGTGGTGGCGAAGTTGCGATCGCCTGATGGGGGGTGTCCGTGGGATTTGGCGCAAACTGCTGAGACGCTTACGCCTTATGTGATTGAGGAAGCTTATGAGGTGGTGGATGCAATTAAGAGTGGCGATAAAGGAGCGATCGCAGAGGAGTTAGGGGATTTATTATTACAAGTGGTGTTGCAAGCCCAAATTGCTAGCGAATCTGGTCAGTTTTCTTTGAAGGAAATTACTCAGGGGATTTCTCAAAAGTTGATTCGCCGTCATCCTCATGTGTTTGGTGATGTGTCGGTGACAAGTGTGGATGAGGTGCGACAAAATTGGGAACAAATCAAAGCTGCGGAAAAAGGCGAACCATCCCCAGAGGCGCAAAAACTTAGTGCTAAACTCGGTCGTTATGGGCGTACTCTTCCCCCGTTGACAGCAGCGATGAAGATTTCTCAAAAGGCTGCGGCGATCGGGTTTGAATGGGAAAATATTCAGGGTGTTTGGGATAAGTTTCATGAAGAATTAGGGGAGTTTCAACAGGCTTTAGCTGAGGAAACACCCGCACGACAAGAAGCAGAGTTAGGTGATTTACTGTTTGCAGTTATTCAACTAGCCCGTTGGCATAATCTTGACCCTAGTACCGCTTTGCAAGGCACAAATCAACGATTTGTCCAGCGATTAGAAAAAATGGAGGCAGTTGTTGACCGTCCCCTTTCTGATTACAGTTTGGATGAGTTAGAAAAATTGTGGCAACAAGCAAAAGCTCAACTTGCTCAAGAAGAGAGTGGAGAATAG